A single window of Loxodonta africana isolate mLoxAfr1 chromosome 10, mLoxAfr1.hap2, whole genome shotgun sequence DNA harbors:
- the FSCB gene encoding fibrous sheath CABYR-binding protein, with protein MEENDEPDQPISAGRQEIRKRRRPSQPMVDKSQQTESTDKKKYMTIPQSSGPKATHSIGNIPGSKVSYSAKEYESLRVSSQLQQTWTKRKRGQEMTDKSLQTDTIKEEKKEEIKSAGETVVPEVISPNIGETAPELPERVHEVEIPPSRHSVQLKIDRSQQTSCTGDWTMMNVPHVEMVDKGQQTYFSESEMVVIYKPDGSFTESKEGAQKRKSSGKIFVSERAEFQPATSSKEEIRQKIISKTSFSQPNQKVQPIPAEEAPVEEALAELLPPSADEATVEVQLLQAEEATAEEVAAKVEPVPAKEASVELQPPPAEEAPAELQSPSGKKTPADEAPAKVESTPAEETPVETTLAEEGPVEVQSSPAEEAPEEEAATKVEPTLAEDTLVKLQPSPVEEQLPPIEEATVEEASAEVQALPAEEYPSEETPAELQPTPPEEAPVEESPAEVQSPPAEKVPAEESPAEVQSPPAEEVPAEESPAEVQSPPAEEAPAEESPAEVQTPPAEEVPAEESPAEVQSPPAEETPAEESPAEVQSPPAEETPAEESPAEVQSPPAEEAPAEESPAEVQSPPAEEAPAEESPAEVQSPPAEEAPADESPAEVQSPPAEEALAEESPAEEAPAELQSPPPEEAPAEKVPAEVQPVPAEEAPAEEAPDDVQPPPAEEAPAEGAPAEEAPAEVQPVPAEEVTAEEAPDEVQPPPAEEAPAEEAPDEVQAPPAEEAPAEEAPDEVQPLPAEEAPEEEAPAEVQSPLGEETFEEVPAEVQPLRVVEPPAEEISAEFQPLRTEEVISEKVLDDEQPVLAEKDPIEEFLIEETTAEHHPPPRVKTPTKETFVEKVPTELSLLQAADVPVVKLESLVLEGISEDEEASVVDPESSGLNPVPEDMPDREGNSSTIEIEGTIRIEIK; from the exons ATGGAAGAAAATGATGAACCTGATCAGCCCATCTCAGCAGGGAGACAAGAAATTCGAAAGAGAAGACGACCCAGCCAACCAATGGTAGACAAATCCCAGCAGACTGAATCAACAGACAAAAAGAAATACATGACCATACCACAGTCATCTGGCCCCAAAGCTACCCATAGCATTGGTAATATTCCTGGAAGCAAAGTCAGCTACTCTGCCAAAGAATATGAATCCCTTAGAGTATCTTCTCAACTTCAGCAGACTTGGACAAAGAGAAAACGTGGACAGGAAATGACTGATAAATCTCTTCAGACAGATACcatcaaagaagagaaaaaagaagaaatcaagtcAGCTGGTGAAACAGTGGTGCCTGAAGTAATATCACCTAATATTGGAGAAACAGCCCCTGAATTGCCAGAGAGAGTTCACGAAGTAGAAATTCCACCAAGCAGACACTCAGTCCAACTCAAAATAGACAGATCTCAGCAGACCAGTTGTACTGGAGACTGGACCATGATGAACGTTCCTCATGTAGAAATGGTGGACAAGGGACAGCAGACATATTTTAGTGAATCAGAAATGGTGGTAATTTACAAGCCTGATGGTTCTTTTACAGAATCAAAGGAAGGTGCCCAGAAACGTAAATCCTCAGGGAAGATTTTTGTCAGTGAACGTGCAGAATTTCAACCAGCAACAAGTAGCAAAGAAGAAATTAGGCAGAAAATTATCAGCAAAACTTCATTTAGTCAGCCAAACCAAAAAG TACAGCCTATACCAGCTGAGGAGGCTCCTGTAGAAGAAGCTCTTGCTGAACTTCTGCCTCCATCAGCTGATGAAGCCACTGTAGAAGTACAGCTGCTACAGGCTGAAGAGGCTACTGCAGAAGAGGTTGCTGCTAAAGTAGAGCCCGTCCCTGCTAAAGAGGCCTCTGTTGAACTTCAGCCTCCACCAGCTGAAGAGGCCCCAGCTGAACTTCAGTCTCCATCAGGTAAGAAAACTCCTGCAGATGAGGCCCCTGCTAAAGTAGAGTCTACCCCAGCTGAAGAAACTCCTGTTGAA ACTACGCTTGCTGAAGAGGGACCTGTAGAAGTACAGTCTTCACCAGCAGAAGAAGCTCCTGAAGAAGAGGCAGCTACTAAAGTAGAGCCTACCCTTGCTGAAGATACCCTTGTCAAACTTCAGCCTTCACCTGTTGAAGAGCAGCTTCCACCAATTGAAGAGGCCACTGTAGAAGAGGCATCTGCTGAAGTTCAGGCTCTGCCAGCTGAAGAGTATCCTTCAGAAGAAACTCCTGCTGAGCTTCAGCCTACACCACCTGAAGAGGCTCCTGTAGAAGAGTCTCCTGCTGAAGTTCAGTCTCCACCAGCTGAGAAGGTCCCTGCAGAAGAGTCTCCTGCTGAAGTTCAATCTCCACCAGCTGAGGAGGTCCCTGCAGAAGAGTCTCCTGCTGAAGTTCAATCTCCACCAGCTGAGGAGGCCCCTGCAGAAGAGTCTCCTGCTGAAGTTCAAACTCCACCAGCTGAGGAGGTCCCTGCAGAAGAGTCTCCTGCTGAAGTTCAATCTCCACCAGCTGAGGAGACCCCTGCAGAAGAGTCTCCTGCTGAAGTTCAATCTCCACCAGCTGAGGAGACCCCTGCAGAAGAGTCTCCTGCTGAAGTTCAATCTCCACCAGCTGAGGAGGCCCCTGCAGAAGAGTCTCCTGCTGAAGTTCAATCTCCACCAGCTGAGGAGGCCCCTGCAGAAGAGTCTCCTGCTGAAGTTCAATCTCCACCAGCTGAGGAGGCCCCTGCAGATGAGTCTCCTGCTGAAGTTCAATCTCCACCAGCTGAAGAGGCACTTGCAGAAGAGTCCCCTGCTGAA GAGGCTCCTGCTGAACTTCAGTCTCCACCGCCTGAGGAGGCTCCTGCAGAAAAGGTCCCTGCTGAAGTTCAGCCTGTACCAGCTGAGGAGGCTCCTGCCGAAGAGGCCCCTGATGACGTTCAGCCTCCACCAGCTGAGGAGGCTCCTGCAGAAGGGGCCCCTGCTGAAGAGGCCCCTGCTGAAGTTCAGCCTGTACCAGCTGAGGAGGTTACTGCAGAAGAGGCCCCTGATGAAGTTCAGCCTCCACCAGCTGAGGAGGCTCCTGCGGAAGAGGCCCCTGATGAAGTTCAGGCTCCACCAGCCGAGGAGGCTCCTGCAGAAGAGGCCCCTGATGAAGTTCAGCCTCTACCAGCTGAAGAG GCCCCTGAAGAAGAGGCTCCTGCTGAAGTTCAGTCTCCACTAGGTGAGGAAACTTTTGAAGAAGTCCCTGCTGAAGTTCAACCCCTACGAGTGGTGGAGCCCCCTGCAGAAGAAATTTCTGCTGAATTTCAGCCTCTACGAACTGAAGAAGTTATTTCAGAAAAGGTTCTTGATGATGAACAGCCTGTACTAGCTGAGAAGGACCCTATTGAAGAATTCCTTATAGAAGAGACCACTGCAGAACATCACCCTCCACCACGTGTAAAAACCCCCACCAAAGAGACTTTTGTAGAGAAAGTGCCTACCGAATTATCACTTCTCCAGGCAGCAGATGTTCCAGTGGTAAAATTAGAGTCACTTGTTCTGGAAGGGATTTCTGAAGATGAAGAAGCTTCTGTTGTAGACCCTGAATCTTCAGGACTGAACCCTGTTCCTGAAGATATGCCTGATAGGGAAGGGAACAGTTCTACTATTGAAATAGAGGGTACCATCCgtatagaaataaaataa